Proteins found in one Neomonachus schauinslandi chromosome 1, ASM220157v2, whole genome shotgun sequence genomic segment:
- the LSS gene encoding lanosterol synthase isoform X2 — protein sequence MTEGTCLRRRGGPYKTEPATDLSRWRLRSERGRQTWTYLAGEEDPGRGQTALEAHSLGLDPGSYSRDLPRADTARGGALNGMMFYVGLQAEDGHWAGDYGGPLFLLPGLLITCYVAQIPLPAGYREEMVRYLRSVQLPDGGWGLHVEDKSTVFGTALNYVSLRILGVGPDDPDLVRARNILHKKGGAAVIPSWGKFWLAVLNVYSWEGLNTLFPEMWLFPDWVPAHPSTLWCHCRQVYLPMSYCYATRLSAKEDPLVRSLRQELYVEDYASIEWPAHRSSVAPDELYTPHSWLLRVVYALLNLYERHHSTSLRQRAIQKLYEHITADDRFSKCISIGPISKTINMLVRWYVDGPASAAFQEHISRIPDYLWLGLDGMKMQGTNGSQVWDTSFAIQALLEAGAQHRPEFSSSLQQAHEFLRISQVPDSPPDYQKYYRQMSKGGFPFSTLDCGWIVADCTAEALKSILLLQEKCPFVIKHVARERLYDAVAVLLNMRNSDGGFATYETKRGGHLLELLNPSEVFGDIMIDYTYVECTSAVMQALKLFHERFPDHRAGEIRETLKQGLEFCRQKQRADGSWEGSWGVCFTYGTWFGLEAFACMGQTYRSGAVCAAVSQACDFLLSRQMVDGGWGEEFESCEQRCYVQSATSQIHNTCWALMGLMAVRHPCVEALERGVRCLLRKQLPNGDWPQENIAGVFNKSCAINYTSYRNVFPIWALGRFSRLYPESALAGHP from the exons ATGACGGAGGGCAC GTGCCTGCGTCGCCGAGGGGGCCCCTACAAGACGGAGCCCGCCACCGACCTCAGCCGCTGGCGCCTGCGCAGCGAGCGGGGCAGGCAGACGTGGACGTACTTGGCGGGGGAGGAGGACCCCGGCCGCGGGCAGACGGCGCTGGAGGCGCACTCCCTGGGACTGGACCCC GGGAGTTACTCCAGGGACCTGCCCAGAGCCGACACAGCCCGTGGAGGGGCTCTGAACGGGATGATGTTTTACGTGGGGCTGCAGGCTGAGGATGGGCACTGGGCGGGTGATTATGGCGGCCCGCTCTTCCTCCTGCCAG GCCTCCTGATCACGTGCTATGTGGCCCAGATCCCTTTGCCAGCGGGATATAGAGAAGAGATGGTGCGGTACCTGCGGTCGGTGCAGCTCCCGGATGGCGGCTGGGGCCT GCATGTGGAGGACAAGTCCACGGTGTTTGGGACTGCACTCAACTATGTGTCTCTGAGAATTCTGGGTGTCGGGCCTGACGATCCTGACTTGGTCCGAGCCCGGAACATTCTTCACAAGAAAG GTGGTGCTGCGGTCATCCCTTCCTGGGGGAAGTTCTGGCTGGCGGTCCTGAACGTGTACAGCTGGGAGGGCCTCAACACTCTGTTCCCGGAGATGTG GCTGTTTCCCGACTGggtccctgcccacccctccacgCTCTGGTGCCACTGCCGACAGGTCTACCTACCCATGAGCTACTGCTATGCCACCCGGCTGAGCGCTAAGGAGGACCCGCTGGTCCGGAGCCTCCGCCAG GAGCTGTACGTGGAGGACTACGCCAGCATCGAGTGGCCGGCACACAGGAGCAGCGTGGCCCCTGATGAGCTGTACACACCGCACAGCTGGCTGCTCCGCGTGGTGTATG CACTACTCAACCTGTATGAACGCCACCACAGCACCAGCCTACGGCAGCGGGCCATCCAGAAGCTGTATGAGCACATCACAGCAGATGACCGCTTCTCCAAGTGCATCAGCATTGGCCCG ATCTCGAAAACCATCAACATGCTTGTGCGCTGGTACGTGGATGGGCCAGCCTCCGCCGCCTTCCAGGAGCACATCTCTAGGATTCCTGATTACCTCTG GCTGGGCCTCGATGGCATGAAAATGCAG GGCACCAACGGCTCGCAGGTGTGGGACACCTCATTTGCCATTCAGGCTCTGCTAGAG GCAGGGGCACAACACAGGCCTGAGTTTTCGTCTTCCCTGCAGCAGGCACATGAGTTTCTCCGGATCTCACAG GTCCCAGACAGCCCCCCGGACTACCAGAAGTACTACCGCCAGATGAGCAAG GGAGGCTTTCCCTTCAGCACGCTGGACTGTGGCTGGATTGTTGCCGACTGCACAGCGGAGGCCTTGAAGTCCATCCTTCTCCTGCAGGAAAAGTGTCCCTTTGTCATCAAGCACGTCGCGCGAGAGCGGCTCTATGATGCTGTTGCTGTG TTGCTGAACATGAGAAATTCTGATGGAGGGTTTGCCACCTATGAGACTAAGCGTGGGGGGCACTTGCTGGAGCTGCTGAACCCCTCGGAGGTCTTTG ggGACATCATGATTGACTACACATATGTGGAGTGCACCTCGGCCGTGATGCAGGCACTGAAGCTTTTCCATGAGCGTTTCCCAGACCACAGGGCCGGGGAGATCAG GGAGACGCTCAAGCAGGGCCTGGAGTTCTGTCGGCAGAAGCAGCGGGCTGACGGCTCCTGGGAAGG ctcctgggggGTTTGCTTCACCTACGGCACCTGGTTTGGGCTAGAAGCTTTCGCCTGCATGGGGCAGACTTACCGCAGTGG GGCTGTGTGTGCGGCGGTCTCCCAGGCCTGCGACTTCCTGCTCTCCAGGCAGATGGTGGAtggaggctggggggaggagtTCGAGTCCTGTGAGCAGCGGTGTTATGTGCAGAGTGCCACGTCCCAGATCCACAACACGTGCTGGGCCCTGATGGGGCTGATGGCTGTCAG GCATCCCTGCGTAGAGGCCCTGGAGAGAGGAGTCCGGTGTTTGCTTCGGAAACAGCTCCCCAATGGTGACTGGCCCCAG GAAAACATCGCTGGAGTCTTCAACAAGTCCTGTGCCATCAACTATACGAGCTACAGGAACGTCTTCCCCATCTGGGCCCTTGGCCGCTTCTCCCGCCTGTACCCAGAGAGTGCTCTCGCCGGCCACCCTTGA
- the LSS gene encoding lanosterol synthase isoform X1: protein MTEGTCLRRRGGPYKTEPATDLSRWRLRSERGRQTWTYLAGEEDPGRGQTALEAHSLGLDPGSYSRDLPRADTARGGALNGMMFYVGLQAEDGHWAGDYGGPLFLLPGLLITCYVAQIPLPAGYREEMVRYLRSVQLPDGGWGLHVEDKSTVFGTALNYVSLRILGVGPDDPDLVRARNILHKKGGAAVIPSWGKFWLAVLNVYSWEGLNTLFPEMWLFPDWVPAHPSTLWCHCRQVYLPMSYCYATRLSAKEDPLVRSLRQELYVEDYASIEWPAHRSSVAPDELYTPHSWLLRVVYALLNLYERHHSTSLRQRAIQKLYEHITADDRFSKCISIGPISKTINMLVRWYVDGPASAAFQEHISRIPDYLWLGLDGMKMQGTNGSQVWDTSFAIQALLEAGAQHRPEFSSSLQQAHEFLRISQVPDSPPDYQKYYRQMSKGGFPFSTLDCGWIVADCTAEALKSILLLQEKCPFVIKHVARERLYDAVAVLLNMRNSDGGFATYETKRGGHLLELLNPSEVFGDIMIDYTYVECTSAVMQALKLFHERFPDHRAGEIRETLKQGLEFCRQKQRADGSWEGSWGVCFTYGTWFGLEAFACMGQTYRSGAVCAAVSQACDFLLSRQMVDGGWGEEFESCEQRCYVQSATSQIHNTCWALMGLMAVRHPCVEALERGVRCLLRKQLPNGDWPQVCQGDLRSKAPANTDLDLHDCFHTPVACWKTSLESSTSPVPSTIRATGTSSPSGPLAASPACTQRVLSPATLEGAWQVGGWWAQVSGKFPLEQLG, encoded by the exons ATGACGGAGGGCAC GTGCCTGCGTCGCCGAGGGGGCCCCTACAAGACGGAGCCCGCCACCGACCTCAGCCGCTGGCGCCTGCGCAGCGAGCGGGGCAGGCAGACGTGGACGTACTTGGCGGGGGAGGAGGACCCCGGCCGCGGGCAGACGGCGCTGGAGGCGCACTCCCTGGGACTGGACCCC GGGAGTTACTCCAGGGACCTGCCCAGAGCCGACACAGCCCGTGGAGGGGCTCTGAACGGGATGATGTTTTACGTGGGGCTGCAGGCTGAGGATGGGCACTGGGCGGGTGATTATGGCGGCCCGCTCTTCCTCCTGCCAG GCCTCCTGATCACGTGCTATGTGGCCCAGATCCCTTTGCCAGCGGGATATAGAGAAGAGATGGTGCGGTACCTGCGGTCGGTGCAGCTCCCGGATGGCGGCTGGGGCCT GCATGTGGAGGACAAGTCCACGGTGTTTGGGACTGCACTCAACTATGTGTCTCTGAGAATTCTGGGTGTCGGGCCTGACGATCCTGACTTGGTCCGAGCCCGGAACATTCTTCACAAGAAAG GTGGTGCTGCGGTCATCCCTTCCTGGGGGAAGTTCTGGCTGGCGGTCCTGAACGTGTACAGCTGGGAGGGCCTCAACACTCTGTTCCCGGAGATGTG GCTGTTTCCCGACTGggtccctgcccacccctccacgCTCTGGTGCCACTGCCGACAGGTCTACCTACCCATGAGCTACTGCTATGCCACCCGGCTGAGCGCTAAGGAGGACCCGCTGGTCCGGAGCCTCCGCCAG GAGCTGTACGTGGAGGACTACGCCAGCATCGAGTGGCCGGCACACAGGAGCAGCGTGGCCCCTGATGAGCTGTACACACCGCACAGCTGGCTGCTCCGCGTGGTGTATG CACTACTCAACCTGTATGAACGCCACCACAGCACCAGCCTACGGCAGCGGGCCATCCAGAAGCTGTATGAGCACATCACAGCAGATGACCGCTTCTCCAAGTGCATCAGCATTGGCCCG ATCTCGAAAACCATCAACATGCTTGTGCGCTGGTACGTGGATGGGCCAGCCTCCGCCGCCTTCCAGGAGCACATCTCTAGGATTCCTGATTACCTCTG GCTGGGCCTCGATGGCATGAAAATGCAG GGCACCAACGGCTCGCAGGTGTGGGACACCTCATTTGCCATTCAGGCTCTGCTAGAG GCAGGGGCACAACACAGGCCTGAGTTTTCGTCTTCCCTGCAGCAGGCACATGAGTTTCTCCGGATCTCACAG GTCCCAGACAGCCCCCCGGACTACCAGAAGTACTACCGCCAGATGAGCAAG GGAGGCTTTCCCTTCAGCACGCTGGACTGTGGCTGGATTGTTGCCGACTGCACAGCGGAGGCCTTGAAGTCCATCCTTCTCCTGCAGGAAAAGTGTCCCTTTGTCATCAAGCACGTCGCGCGAGAGCGGCTCTATGATGCTGTTGCTGTG TTGCTGAACATGAGAAATTCTGATGGAGGGTTTGCCACCTATGAGACTAAGCGTGGGGGGCACTTGCTGGAGCTGCTGAACCCCTCGGAGGTCTTTG ggGACATCATGATTGACTACACATATGTGGAGTGCACCTCGGCCGTGATGCAGGCACTGAAGCTTTTCCATGAGCGTTTCCCAGACCACAGGGCCGGGGAGATCAG GGAGACGCTCAAGCAGGGCCTGGAGTTCTGTCGGCAGAAGCAGCGGGCTGACGGCTCCTGGGAAGG ctcctgggggGTTTGCTTCACCTACGGCACCTGGTTTGGGCTAGAAGCTTTCGCCTGCATGGGGCAGACTTACCGCAGTGG GGCTGTGTGTGCGGCGGTCTCCCAGGCCTGCGACTTCCTGCTCTCCAGGCAGATGGTGGAtggaggctggggggaggagtTCGAGTCCTGTGAGCAGCGGTGTTATGTGCAGAGTGCCACGTCCCAGATCCACAACACGTGCTGGGCCCTGATGGGGCTGATGGCTGTCAG GCATCCCTGCGTAGAGGCCCTGGAGAGAGGAGTCCGGTGTTTGCTTCGGAAACAGCTCCCCAATGGTGACTGGCCCCAGGTATGCCAAGGAGATCTGAGGAGCAAGGCTCCAGCCAACACTGACCTCGATTTGCATGACTGTTTTCACACACCTGTGGCATGCTG GAAAACATCGCTGGAGTCTTCAACAAGTCCTGTGCCATCAACTATACGAGCTACAGGAACGTCTTCCCCATCTGGGCCCTTGGCCGCTTCTCCCGCCTGTACCCAGAGAGTGCTCTCGCCGGCCACCCTTGAGGGCGCctggcaggtgggtgggtggtgggcgCAGGTGTCAGGCAAGTTCCCGTTGGAGCAGCTTGGGTGA
- the LSS gene encoding lanosterol synthase isoform X4, producing the protein MTEGTCLRRRGGPYKTEPATDLSRWRLRSERGRQTWTYLAGEEDPGRGQTALEAHSLGLDPGSYSRDLPRADTARGGALNGMMFYVGLQAEDGHWAGDYGGPLFLLPGLLITCYVAQIPLPAGYREEMVRYLRHVEDKSTVFGTALNYVSLRILGVGPDDPDLVRARNILHKKGGAAVIPSWGKFWLAVLNVYSWEGLNTLFPEMWLFPDWVPAHPSTLWCHCRQVYLPMSYCYATRLSAKEDPLVRSLRQELYVEDYASIEWPAHRSSVAPDELYTPHSWLLRVVYALLNLYERHHSTSLRQRAIQKLYEHITADDRFSKCISIGPISKTINMLVRWYVDGPASAAFQEHISRIPDYLWLGLDGMKMQGTNGSQVWDTSFAIQALLEAGAQHRPEFSSSLQQAHEFLRISQVPDSPPDYQKYYRQMSKGGFPFSTLDCGWIVADCTAEALKSILLLQEKCPFVIKHVARERLYDAVAVLLNMRNSDGGFATYETKRGGHLLELLNPSEVFGDIMIDYTYVECTSAVMQALKLFHERFPDHRAGEIRETLKQGLEFCRQKQRADGSWEGSWGVCFTYGTWFGLEAFACMGQTYRSGAVCAAVSQACDFLLSRQMVDGGWGEEFESCEQRCYVQSATSQIHNTCWALMGLMAVRHPCVEALERGVRCLLRKQLPNGDWPQENIAGVFNKSCAINYTSYRNVFPIWALGRFSRLYPESALAGHP; encoded by the exons ATGACGGAGGGCAC GTGCCTGCGTCGCCGAGGGGGCCCCTACAAGACGGAGCCCGCCACCGACCTCAGCCGCTGGCGCCTGCGCAGCGAGCGGGGCAGGCAGACGTGGACGTACTTGGCGGGGGAGGAGGACCCCGGCCGCGGGCAGACGGCGCTGGAGGCGCACTCCCTGGGACTGGACCCC GGGAGTTACTCCAGGGACCTGCCCAGAGCCGACACAGCCCGTGGAGGGGCTCTGAACGGGATGATGTTTTACGTGGGGCTGCAGGCTGAGGATGGGCACTGGGCGGGTGATTATGGCGGCCCGCTCTTCCTCCTGCCAG GCCTCCTGATCACGTGCTATGTGGCCCAGATCCCTTTGCCAGCGGGATATAGAGAAGAGATGGTGCGGTACCTGCG GCATGTGGAGGACAAGTCCACGGTGTTTGGGACTGCACTCAACTATGTGTCTCTGAGAATTCTGGGTGTCGGGCCTGACGATCCTGACTTGGTCCGAGCCCGGAACATTCTTCACAAGAAAG GTGGTGCTGCGGTCATCCCTTCCTGGGGGAAGTTCTGGCTGGCGGTCCTGAACGTGTACAGCTGGGAGGGCCTCAACACTCTGTTCCCGGAGATGTG GCTGTTTCCCGACTGggtccctgcccacccctccacgCTCTGGTGCCACTGCCGACAGGTCTACCTACCCATGAGCTACTGCTATGCCACCCGGCTGAGCGCTAAGGAGGACCCGCTGGTCCGGAGCCTCCGCCAG GAGCTGTACGTGGAGGACTACGCCAGCATCGAGTGGCCGGCACACAGGAGCAGCGTGGCCCCTGATGAGCTGTACACACCGCACAGCTGGCTGCTCCGCGTGGTGTATG CACTACTCAACCTGTATGAACGCCACCACAGCACCAGCCTACGGCAGCGGGCCATCCAGAAGCTGTATGAGCACATCACAGCAGATGACCGCTTCTCCAAGTGCATCAGCATTGGCCCG ATCTCGAAAACCATCAACATGCTTGTGCGCTGGTACGTGGATGGGCCAGCCTCCGCCGCCTTCCAGGAGCACATCTCTAGGATTCCTGATTACCTCTG GCTGGGCCTCGATGGCATGAAAATGCAG GGCACCAACGGCTCGCAGGTGTGGGACACCTCATTTGCCATTCAGGCTCTGCTAGAG GCAGGGGCACAACACAGGCCTGAGTTTTCGTCTTCCCTGCAGCAGGCACATGAGTTTCTCCGGATCTCACAG GTCCCAGACAGCCCCCCGGACTACCAGAAGTACTACCGCCAGATGAGCAAG GGAGGCTTTCCCTTCAGCACGCTGGACTGTGGCTGGATTGTTGCCGACTGCACAGCGGAGGCCTTGAAGTCCATCCTTCTCCTGCAGGAAAAGTGTCCCTTTGTCATCAAGCACGTCGCGCGAGAGCGGCTCTATGATGCTGTTGCTGTG TTGCTGAACATGAGAAATTCTGATGGAGGGTTTGCCACCTATGAGACTAAGCGTGGGGGGCACTTGCTGGAGCTGCTGAACCCCTCGGAGGTCTTTG ggGACATCATGATTGACTACACATATGTGGAGTGCACCTCGGCCGTGATGCAGGCACTGAAGCTTTTCCATGAGCGTTTCCCAGACCACAGGGCCGGGGAGATCAG GGAGACGCTCAAGCAGGGCCTGGAGTTCTGTCGGCAGAAGCAGCGGGCTGACGGCTCCTGGGAAGG ctcctgggggGTTTGCTTCACCTACGGCACCTGGTTTGGGCTAGAAGCTTTCGCCTGCATGGGGCAGACTTACCGCAGTGG GGCTGTGTGTGCGGCGGTCTCCCAGGCCTGCGACTTCCTGCTCTCCAGGCAGATGGTGGAtggaggctggggggaggagtTCGAGTCCTGTGAGCAGCGGTGTTATGTGCAGAGTGCCACGTCCCAGATCCACAACACGTGCTGGGCCCTGATGGGGCTGATGGCTGTCAG GCATCCCTGCGTAGAGGCCCTGGAGAGAGGAGTCCGGTGTTTGCTTCGGAAACAGCTCCCCAATGGTGACTGGCCCCAG GAAAACATCGCTGGAGTCTTCAACAAGTCCTGTGCCATCAACTATACGAGCTACAGGAACGTCTTCCCCATCTGGGCCCTTGGCCGCTTCTCCCGCCTGTACCCAGAGAGTGCTCTCGCCGGCCACCCTTGA
- the LSS gene encoding lanosterol synthase isoform X3 — protein sequence MTEGTCLRRRGGPYKTEPATDLSRWRLRSERGRQTWTYLAGEEDPGRGQTALEAHSLGLDPIPLPAGYREEMVRYLRSVQLPDGGWGLHVEDKSTVFGTALNYVSLRILGVGPDDPDLVRARNILHKKGGAAVIPSWGKFWLAVLNVYSWEGLNTLFPEMWLFPDWVPAHPSTLWCHCRQVYLPMSYCYATRLSAKEDPLVRSLRQELYVEDYASIEWPAHRSSVAPDELYTPHSWLLRVVYALLNLYERHHSTSLRQRAIQKLYEHITADDRFSKCISIGPISKTINMLVRWYVDGPASAAFQEHISRIPDYLWLGLDGMKMQGTNGSQVWDTSFAIQALLEAGAQHRPEFSSSLQQAHEFLRISQVPDSPPDYQKYYRQMSKGGFPFSTLDCGWIVADCTAEALKSILLLQEKCPFVIKHVARERLYDAVAVLLNMRNSDGGFATYETKRGGHLLELLNPSEVFGDIMIDYTYVECTSAVMQALKLFHERFPDHRAGEIRETLKQGLEFCRQKQRADGSWEGSWGVCFTYGTWFGLEAFACMGQTYRSGAVCAAVSQACDFLLSRQMVDGGWGEEFESCEQRCYVQSATSQIHNTCWALMGLMAVRHPCVEALERGVRCLLRKQLPNGDWPQVCQGDLRSKAPANTDLDLHDCFHTPVACWKTSLESSTSPVPSTIRATGTSSPSGPLAASPACTQRVLSPATLEGAWQVGGWWAQVSGKFPLEQLG from the exons ATGACGGAGGGCAC GTGCCTGCGTCGCCGAGGGGGCCCCTACAAGACGGAGCCCGCCACCGACCTCAGCCGCTGGCGCCTGCGCAGCGAGCGGGGCAGGCAGACGTGGACGTACTTGGCGGGGGAGGAGGACCCCGGCCGCGGGCAGACGGCGCTGGAGGCGCACTCCCTGGGACTGGACCCC ATCCCTTTGCCAGCGGGATATAGAGAAGAGATGGTGCGGTACCTGCGGTCGGTGCAGCTCCCGGATGGCGGCTGGGGCCT GCATGTGGAGGACAAGTCCACGGTGTTTGGGACTGCACTCAACTATGTGTCTCTGAGAATTCTGGGTGTCGGGCCTGACGATCCTGACTTGGTCCGAGCCCGGAACATTCTTCACAAGAAAG GTGGTGCTGCGGTCATCCCTTCCTGGGGGAAGTTCTGGCTGGCGGTCCTGAACGTGTACAGCTGGGAGGGCCTCAACACTCTGTTCCCGGAGATGTG GCTGTTTCCCGACTGggtccctgcccacccctccacgCTCTGGTGCCACTGCCGACAGGTCTACCTACCCATGAGCTACTGCTATGCCACCCGGCTGAGCGCTAAGGAGGACCCGCTGGTCCGGAGCCTCCGCCAG GAGCTGTACGTGGAGGACTACGCCAGCATCGAGTGGCCGGCACACAGGAGCAGCGTGGCCCCTGATGAGCTGTACACACCGCACAGCTGGCTGCTCCGCGTGGTGTATG CACTACTCAACCTGTATGAACGCCACCACAGCACCAGCCTACGGCAGCGGGCCATCCAGAAGCTGTATGAGCACATCACAGCAGATGACCGCTTCTCCAAGTGCATCAGCATTGGCCCG ATCTCGAAAACCATCAACATGCTTGTGCGCTGGTACGTGGATGGGCCAGCCTCCGCCGCCTTCCAGGAGCACATCTCTAGGATTCCTGATTACCTCTG GCTGGGCCTCGATGGCATGAAAATGCAG GGCACCAACGGCTCGCAGGTGTGGGACACCTCATTTGCCATTCAGGCTCTGCTAGAG GCAGGGGCACAACACAGGCCTGAGTTTTCGTCTTCCCTGCAGCAGGCACATGAGTTTCTCCGGATCTCACAG GTCCCAGACAGCCCCCCGGACTACCAGAAGTACTACCGCCAGATGAGCAAG GGAGGCTTTCCCTTCAGCACGCTGGACTGTGGCTGGATTGTTGCCGACTGCACAGCGGAGGCCTTGAAGTCCATCCTTCTCCTGCAGGAAAAGTGTCCCTTTGTCATCAAGCACGTCGCGCGAGAGCGGCTCTATGATGCTGTTGCTGTG TTGCTGAACATGAGAAATTCTGATGGAGGGTTTGCCACCTATGAGACTAAGCGTGGGGGGCACTTGCTGGAGCTGCTGAACCCCTCGGAGGTCTTTG ggGACATCATGATTGACTACACATATGTGGAGTGCACCTCGGCCGTGATGCAGGCACTGAAGCTTTTCCATGAGCGTTTCCCAGACCACAGGGCCGGGGAGATCAG GGAGACGCTCAAGCAGGGCCTGGAGTTCTGTCGGCAGAAGCAGCGGGCTGACGGCTCCTGGGAAGG ctcctgggggGTTTGCTTCACCTACGGCACCTGGTTTGGGCTAGAAGCTTTCGCCTGCATGGGGCAGACTTACCGCAGTGG GGCTGTGTGTGCGGCGGTCTCCCAGGCCTGCGACTTCCTGCTCTCCAGGCAGATGGTGGAtggaggctggggggaggagtTCGAGTCCTGTGAGCAGCGGTGTTATGTGCAGAGTGCCACGTCCCAGATCCACAACACGTGCTGGGCCCTGATGGGGCTGATGGCTGTCAG GCATCCCTGCGTAGAGGCCCTGGAGAGAGGAGTCCGGTGTTTGCTTCGGAAACAGCTCCCCAATGGTGACTGGCCCCAGGTATGCCAAGGAGATCTGAGGAGCAAGGCTCCAGCCAACACTGACCTCGATTTGCATGACTGTTTTCACACACCTGTGGCATGCTG GAAAACATCGCTGGAGTCTTCAACAAGTCCTGTGCCATCAACTATACGAGCTACAGGAACGTCTTCCCCATCTGGGCCCTTGGCCGCTTCTCCCGCCTGTACCCAGAGAGTGCTCTCGCCGGCCACCCTTGAGGGCGCctggcaggtgggtgggtggtgggcgCAGGTGTCAGGCAAGTTCCCGTTGGAGCAGCTTGGGTGA